The Alphaproteobacteria bacterium genome includes a window with the following:
- a CDS encoding tellurite resistance TerB family protein: MSNHHDALIYAMVLTAAADQDMTDAEMRTIGEIINFLPVFKDFDSNRLPTVARACAELLTRDDGLDKALGEIKRTLPSPLRETAYALACDVAASNGIASQETLRLLELLRDGLNIDQLAAAAIERGSRVRYAVLNGR; encoded by the coding sequence ATGTCAAACCATCACGATGCTTTGATCTATGCCATGGTGCTCACGGCAGCGGCGGATCAGGACATGACCGACGCGGAAATGCGCACGATCGGCGAGATCATTAATTTTTTGCCGGTGTTCAAGGATTTCGACAGCAACCGATTGCCCACGGTGGCGCGCGCTTGCGCCGAGCTTCTTACCAGGGACGATGGCCTCGACAAAGCGCTTGGCGAGATAAAGCGCACCCTGCCCTCCCCGTTGCGCGAGACGGCCTATGCGCTGGCCTGCGACGTGGCGGCCTCCAACGGCATAGCGAGCCAGGAGACGCTGCGTCTTCTTGAACTCCTGCGCGACGGCCTCAATATCGACCAGCTTGCCGCCGCCGCGATCGAGCGCGGCTCGCGGGTGCGTTACGCAGTCCTCAATGGACGCTGA